TTTAACTGGGATGTAGTTTTTGCCTTTTTGTCTGTTAGCTCTCTCATTACTTTTTTCATCTTGTTAACTATGATTGAGCCAATGGAGGAAGATACTAGCAGCAACGCCTAGCGTGCAGTTGATTTTAATTACGTAGATGTGGAGGCGAAAATCCATGAAAACATATATTTTTGATCCGATATCAGATCAAGCGCTAGCGTATGCGCAGAAAAACCTGGATGTAGTAACCTGGGATAGCGATAAAATTAGAAGTTATGCGGAAGCGGAAGCGGTAATTGTCAGGACCTTTAAGATGTCGCAGAAAGTTATTGATCAGATGCCGAAGCTGAAGATCATTGCCAAACATGGTGTAGGGGTGGACAATATAGACATTTCGTATGCAAAAAACAAAAATATTGTGGTAACCAATACGCCGGAAGCCAACATGAATTCTGTTGCCGAATTGGCTATCGGTCTTGCCTTTAGCTGTGTGCGGAAAATTACTCAGAGCCATTTGGCCGCCTTAGACGGTCTCGAAAAAAATTCACCTATGTATTTAAGCGGTTATGAAATGGCGGGGAAGACGCTAGGGCTAATCGGCCTGGGGAAAATCGGCATGTCTGTTGGCAAGAAACTTCGTGACGCATTTGCTGTAAATGTTATTGTATATGATCCTTTTGCTGCTGCAGAACAGTGTAGTTCACTAGGTTTTGCAAAAGTAGCTACTCTTGAAGAATTATGCCGAACTAGTGATATTATCTCTATTTCGGTACCGTTGACGGAAAAAACGAGAAACATGATTTCGGCGCAAGAGCTGTCGTGGATGAAGAAAACGGCTGTGCTTGTTAATACAT
This genomic window from uncultured Anaeromusa sp. contains:
- a CDS encoding hydroxyacid dehydrogenase, with the translated sequence MKTYIFDPISDQALAYAQKNLDVVTWDSDKIRSYAEAEAVIVRTFKMSQKVIDQMPKLKIIAKHGVGVDNIDISYAKNKNIVVTNTPEANMNSVAELAIGLAFSCVRKITQSHLAALDGLEKNSPMYLSGYEMAGKTLGLIGLGKIGMSVGKKLRDAFAVNVIVYDPFAAAEQCSSLGFAKVATLEELCRTSDIISISVPLTEKTRNMISAQELSWMKKTAVLVNTSRGGIVSEDDLYEALESNKLFGAALDVFVEEPIKIDHPLLTCENFIATPHNGANTADALIRMGIGAVDEIVRAKNGDEVHAKL